Proteins from a single region of Paraflavitalea devenefica:
- a CDS encoding sulfite exporter TauE/SafE family protein — MTAPVVIAGVGMGMVSSLHCIGMCGPLVMALPLPQQAGFRRMLAVITYNAGRLTTYGILGALFGLAGRRLQVAGWQQWLSVMLGITIILWWLAARSGKQTSFWPARVLQQAVTRLNLYLWKRAGKAGFYLLGMANGLLPCGMVYLAVAAAISTGNSAMSTLFMVCFGLGTLPAMTGIGYFSVWFNQSVRLYLRKLVPVFTVLVGMLLILRGLNLDIPFISPRLPVIPGGGVSCH; from the coding sequence ATGACAGCACCGGTAGTCATAGCGGGAGTCGGCATGGGTATGGTGAGCAGCCTGCATTGCATAGGGATGTGCGGGCCATTGGTGATGGCTTTGCCTTTACCACAGCAGGCCGGTTTCCGGCGGATGCTGGCTGTTATCACTTATAACGCAGGAAGACTTACTACTTATGGCATCCTGGGCGCCCTGTTTGGTTTGGCGGGCAGAAGGTTGCAGGTAGCAGGCTGGCAGCAATGGCTCTCTGTTATGTTGGGAATAACGATCATCCTATGGTGGTTAGCTGCCAGGTCAGGAAAACAAACTTCTTTTTGGCCTGCCCGTGTATTACAACAGGCAGTGACCAGGCTGAACCTCTATCTCTGGAAGCGGGCAGGCAAGGCCGGTTTTTACCTGCTGGGCATGGCCAATGGCTTATTGCCCTGTGGCATGGTTTACCTGGCGGTAGCGGCGGCCATCAGTACCGGTAATAGTGCGATGAGCACACTCTTTATGGTGTGTTTCGGATTGGGTACATTGCCGGCCATGACAGGCATTGGATACTTCAGTGTATGGTTCAACCAATCTGTCCGCTTGTATTTGCGAAAGCTGGTGCCGGTATTCACGGTGTTGGTGGGTATGCTGTTGATACTAAGAGGGCTAAATCTTGATATTCCTTTTATCAGTCCCCGGCTGCCGGTAATTCCCGGCGGGGGTGTATCCTGTCATTGA
- a CDS encoding FixH family protein, which produces MNWGNKLILVFIGFGAMMSFMVYRCMKVPVNLVSKEYYRDEIAYQEEIDSRAKTNALSGKVILLESKEAIGLTLPAEMKYRKVEGNIVLYCPADARYDRQFVLQTDSAASQLLSKETLAPGSYVVKISWKTDGANYYSEEPLTIH; this is translated from the coding sequence ATGAACTGGGGAAATAAATTAATACTGGTATTTATAGGCTTTGGAGCCATGATGTCATTCATGGTATACCGTTGCATGAAAGTGCCGGTGAATCTCGTGTCTAAAGAATACTACCGTGATGAGATCGCCTATCAGGAAGAGATCGACAGCCGGGCAAAGACCAATGCCCTCAGCGGCAAAGTAATACTGTTGGAAAGTAAGGAAGCTATTGGCCTCACATTGCCTGCCGAAATGAAGTACAGGAAGGTGGAAGGGAATATCGTGTTGTATTGTCCGGCTGATGCCCGGTACGACCGGCAGTTTGTGCTGCAAACAGACAGCGCAGCTTCTCAGTTATTGAGCAAAGAAACGCTGGCGCCGGGCAGTTATGTGGTAAAAATATCCTGGAAGACAGACGGGGCCAATTACTACAGCGAGGAACCTTTAACCATCCACTGA
- the ccoG gene encoding cytochrome c oxidase accessory protein CcoG, translated as MSAVKETTQESFRDRIATVDASGRRQWVYVQKPAGRLYNLRTWVSLGFFGLFVALPFVHINGRPLFLFNIPSARFIIFGKVFWPQDFFIFGLTMITFVIFIILFTAAFGRLFCGWVCPQTVFMEMLFRKIEYVIEGSAAQQKLNKTKPWTAGKITRRAIKYGVFYLLSFIIANFFLAYIIGIKELYKIITEPVAQHIGGLTSVILFSGVFFAVYAFFREQACTVVCPYGRLQGVLLDKNSMLVAYDYKRGEPRAKFTKKATLDAGDCIDCFQCVKVCPTGIDIRNGTQMECVGCTACIDACNAIMDKTGKPQGLIRYASESGIAGKEPLHYTTRMKLYTGLLSVLIILLGILLMSRKDVDATVMRTPGMLYQERGTDSVSNLYNIKVANKTTADIPLRLQLEESNGRIEIIGGATVAVKKEEESAGTFFIVLPKRLIQERKSTLNIGLYQGNKRIDIIHTSFLGPVSDQ; from the coding sequence ATGTCGGCAGTAAAAGAAACAACACAGGAATCGTTCAGAGACAGGATCGCTACCGTAGATGCCAGCGGCAGGCGCCAATGGGTGTATGTCCAAAAGCCGGCCGGCAGGTTGTACAACCTGCGTACCTGGGTGAGCCTTGGTTTCTTTGGTTTGTTTGTGGCCCTGCCTTTTGTTCATATAAATGGCAGGCCCCTGTTCCTGTTCAATATCCCTTCCGCCCGGTTTATTATTTTCGGCAAGGTGTTCTGGCCGCAGGACTTTTTCATCTTCGGCCTTACTATGATCACCTTTGTCATCTTTATCATCCTGTTTACAGCCGCCTTTGGCCGGTTATTTTGTGGCTGGGTATGCCCACAAACAGTATTCATGGAAATGCTGTTCCGCAAAATTGAATATGTTATTGAAGGAAGCGCTGCACAACAGAAATTGAATAAAACGAAGCCCTGGACAGCCGGAAAGATCACCCGCCGGGCCATCAAATATGGAGTATTCTATCTCCTGTCATTCATCATTGCCAACTTTTTCCTGGCGTATATCATTGGCATAAAAGAATTATACAAGATCATCACAGAACCGGTGGCGCAGCACATCGGAGGGTTAACATCCGTAATATTGTTCTCCGGCGTATTCTTCGCCGTATATGCTTTCTTCAGGGAGCAGGCCTGTACGGTAGTTTGTCCTTATGGACGATTGCAGGGCGTACTGCTGGATAAGAATTCCATGCTCGTGGCATACGATTACAAGCGGGGAGAGCCAAGAGCCAAATTCACCAAAAAAGCTACGCTGGATGCAGGCGATTGTATAGACTGCTTTCAATGTGTAAAAGTATGTCCCACCGGCATTGACATCCGCAATGGCACGCAGATGGAATGTGTAGGCTGCACCGCCTGTATAGATGCGTGTAACGCCATTATGGACAAGACCGGAAAGCCGCAGGGGCTTATCCGGTATGCTTCGGAAAGTGGTATTGCCGGCAAAGAACCCCTCCACTACACCACCCGCATGAAGCTCTACACGGGCCTCTTATCAGTGCTCATTATCTTGCTGGGTATTCTCTTAATGTCACGCAAAGATGTGGATGCAACGGTCATGCGCACGCCCGGTATGCTGTACCAGGAAAGGGGAACTGATAGTGTATCCAATCTCTATAACATTAAGGTGGCCAACAAAACCACTGCTGATATTCCATTGCGGCTGCAACTGGAAGAAAGCAACGGTAGGATAGAAATCATAGGAGGCGCTACGGTAGCAGTGAAGAAAGAGGAAGAAAGCGCCGGTACCTTTTTTATTGTATTGCCAAAGCGATTAATACAGGAAAGGAAATCAACCCTGAACATCGGCCTTTACCAGGGTAATAAAAGAATAGACATAATACATACCAGCTTCCTGGGGCCGGTAAGCGATCAATAA
- a CDS encoding cbb3-type cytochrome c oxidase N-terminal domain-containing protein, with protein sequence MSLYKKICLLAITVSCHTFLFAQAPAPAAIEDPFVVTMIIIMILLALIIGLLAWVVLGSAQVYLEKSKQEEATAEKKSNPVTAAATVLAALLGSLAVQAEETGAGVVVKAHNISDTAFYTMAGVIFLELIVIGALLYNLRVLLEIRKKKKAVLAGAPVKPALNWWARLNKFRPVEQESSLDLGHEYDGIRELDNRLPPWWLYGFYLTIIFAGIYLWRYHVSHTAPSSGEEYQLAVKAAEVKRAEFLKKAANNVDENTVEYLPASDDLAAGQKIYATTCFPCHGKQGEGGVGPNLTDDYWLHGGSVKDIFKTIKYGVPEKGMKSWKDDYSPVQLAQLTSYIRSIKGTNPPNAKAAQGTIYQEEGAKAGDSTKVAASGK encoded by the coding sequence ATGTCTCTCTATAAAAAGATATGCTTATTGGCAATTACTGTAAGCTGCCATACATTTTTATTTGCACAGGCCCCGGCGCCTGCTGCGATAGAAGATCCTTTTGTAGTAACGATGATCATTATCATGATCCTCCTGGCCCTCATTATTGGTCTCCTGGCCTGGGTAGTGTTGGGCAGTGCACAGGTTTACCTGGAAAAGTCGAAACAGGAAGAGGCCACAGCAGAAAAAAAAAGCAACCCTGTAACCGCTGCGGCCACTGTACTTGCAGCATTACTGGGTAGCCTGGCTGTGCAGGCTGAGGAAACAGGTGCCGGCGTGGTAGTTAAGGCCCACAACATCAGTGATACTGCTTTTTATACCATGGCAGGCGTTATCTTCCTTGAACTCATTGTTATTGGTGCACTGTTGTACAACCTGCGCGTGTTGCTGGAGATCAGGAAAAAGAAGAAAGCAGTCCTGGCTGGCGCCCCGGTAAAACCTGCGTTGAACTGGTGGGCCAGACTTAACAAGTTCAGGCCGGTGGAACAGGAATCCAGCCTCGACCTCGGCCATGAATACGATGGTATCCGGGAGCTCGACAACCGCCTGCCGCCCTGGTGGCTCTATGGGTTCTACCTCACCATCATTTTTGCCGGTATCTACCTGTGGCGGTACCATGTATCGCATACGGCGCCCTCAAGTGGTGAGGAGTATCAACTGGCGGTAAAGGCGGCCGAAGTAAAGCGCGCCGAATTCCTGAAAAAAGCAGCCAATAACGTAGATGAGAACACGGTAGAATACCTGCCCGCCAGTGACGACCTTGCTGCAGGGCAGAAGATCTATGCCACCACCTGCTTTCCTTGTCATGGTAAGCAGGGAGAGGGTGGAGTAGGACCCAACCTCACCGATGATTACTGGCTGCATGGTGGAAGCGTAAAGGATATTTTTAAAACCATCAAGTATGGGGTACCGGAAAAGGGCATGAAGAGCTGGAAAGATGATTATTCACCCGTGCAGCTTGCACAGCTTACCAGTTATATCAGATCGATCAAAGGCACCAATCCGCCCAATGCCAAAGCCGCGCAGGGTACCATTTACCAGGAAGAAGGCGCCAAAGCAGGTGATTCAACCAAGGTAGCAGCATCGGGTAAATAA
- a CDS encoding CcoQ/FixQ family Cbb3-type cytochrome c oxidase assembly chaperone, with protein MKFIHYLEKISGVSIYGLGSLLIFGLFFLIMLIWVFKADKKLIEEVSKIPLDTTV; from the coding sequence ATGAAATTCATTCACTACCTCGAAAAGATCAGCGGCGTAAGCATTTATGGCCTCGGCTCGCTGCTCATATTTGGTTTATTCTTCCTTATCATGCTTATATGGGTTTTCAAAGCCGATAAGAAGCTGATAGAAGAAGTGAGCAAAATTCCCCTCGATACAACCGTTTAA
- the ccoN gene encoding cytochrome-c oxidase, cbb3-type subunit I, with translation MPVEKFYYDNKTVKWFAYAVLFWCIVGMLAGLWAAIALYYPKINLGLPATSFGRMRPVHTNAVIFAFVGNGIFMGVYYSLQRLCKARMFSDLLSKIHFWGWQLIIVAGAITLWAGFTTGKEYAELEWPIDIAITLIWVVFGINIFGTIIKRRESHLYVAIWFYIATWVTVAMLHIVNSFELPVSLFKSYSWYAGVQDALVQWWYGHNAVAFFLTTPYLGLMYYFLPKAANRPVYSYRLSIIHFWALIFIYIWAGPHHLLYTSLPDWAQSLGVVFSVMLIAPSWGGMLNGLFTLRGAWDKVREDPVLKFLVVAITCYGMATFEGPLLSLKNVNAISHFTDWTIAHVHIGALGWNGFLTFGVLYWLIPKMWNTTLYSKKLAGTHFWIGTIGIILYALPLYWAGFAQSMMWKSFTEEGQLKFQFLETVTHIIPMYITRSVGGALYIGSAFIMIYNLRKTIQQGNFMANEAAEAPALPKQILTHGKEYWHRWIEKRPMQLLVFSLVVVAIGGILEMIPTFLVKSNVPTISSVKPYTPLELHGRDIYVREGCYTCHSQMIRPFRDEVARYGDYSKAGEFVYDHPFQWGSKRTGPDLAREGGKYPDSWHYNHMLDPQSMSPGSIMPSYGWLFDNKIDTGSTAAKIRAMQTLGVPYPQGYDQQANKELMEQAGAISASLKGDKIQTSKNAEIVALIAYLQRLGKDIKATPAAETVKQ, from the coding sequence ATGCCGGTAGAAAAATTCTATTACGACAATAAGACTGTAAAATGGTTTGCTTATGCTGTCCTGTTCTGGTGCATCGTGGGGATGCTGGCCGGGTTATGGGCAGCCATTGCCTTGTATTATCCAAAAATCAACCTTGGCCTTCCCGCCACCAGCTTTGGCCGCATGCGCCCGGTGCACACCAATGCAGTGATCTTTGCTTTTGTAGGCAATGGCATCTTCATGGGCGTGTACTATTCTTTGCAGCGCCTCTGCAAAGCAAGAATGTTCAGCGACCTGCTCAGTAAGATCCACTTCTGGGGATGGCAACTGATCATTGTCGCCGGCGCCATTACACTGTGGGCCGGGTTCACCACCGGCAAGGAATATGCAGAGCTGGAATGGCCGATTGATATTGCGATTACCCTTATATGGGTGGTATTCGGCATCAACATATTCGGCACCATCATCAAACGCCGCGAAAGCCACCTGTACGTAGCTATCTGGTTTTATATTGCCACCTGGGTTACGGTAGCCATGCTGCATATTGTGAACTCTTTTGAGCTGCCGGTCTCTTTGTTCAAAAGCTATAGCTGGTATGCCGGGGTGCAGGATGCGCTGGTGCAGTGGTGGTATGGGCACAACGCCGTAGCCTTCTTCCTTACCACGCCCTACCTTGGCCTCATGTATTACTTTCTCCCGAAGGCAGCCAACAGGCCGGTGTATTCCTACCGCCTTTCCATCATCCACTTCTGGGCATTGATCTTTATCTACATCTGGGCAGGTCCTCACCACTTACTATACACCAGCTTGCCCGATTGGGCGCAGTCATTGGGAGTGGTATTTTCCGTTATGCTCATTGCCCCCAGTTGGGGTGGTATGCTGAATGGTTTATTCACTTTAAGGGGCGCCTGGGATAAAGTACGGGAAGATCCCGTGCTGAAGTTCCTGGTAGTAGCTATCACCTGCTATGGCATGGCCACTTTTGAAGGCCCGTTGCTGAGTTTAAAAAATGTAAATGCCATATCCCATTTCACCGACTGGACCATTGCCCATGTGCACATCGGTGCGCTCGGTTGGAACGGCTTCCTCACCTTTGGTGTATTGTACTGGCTCATACCCAAAATGTGGAATACCACGCTCTATTCCAAAAAACTGGCCGGCACACACTTCTGGATCGGCACCATTGGTATTATACTATACGCGCTGCCTTTATATTGGGCAGGCTTTGCCCAAAGCATGATGTGGAAATCCTTTACAGAAGAAGGACAACTGAAATTCCAGTTCCTCGAAACAGTAACGCATATCATACCGATGTACATTACCCGTAGTGTGGGGGGCGCCCTCTACATCGGCAGTGCCTTTATCATGATCTATAACCTGCGCAAAACCATTCAGCAGGGCAACTTTATGGCCAACGAAGCGGCGGAAGCTCCCGCCTTACCCAAACAGATCCTTACGCATGGTAAAGAATACTGGCACCGCTGGATTGAAAAAAGACCCATGCAATTACTGGTGTTCAGCCTCGTGGTCGTAGCCATCGGCGGTATCCTCGAAATGATCCCCACTTTCCTGGTAAAATCGAATGTACCTACCATCAGTAGTGTGAAACCATATACGCCCCTGGAATTGCATGGCCGTGACATCTATGTACGGGAAGGTTGCTATACCTGCCACTCGCAAATGATCCGCCCGTTCCGGGATGAAGTAGCGCGATACGGTGACTATTCCAAAGCCGGTGAGTTTGTGTATGATCACCCTTTCCAGTGGGGGTCTAAGCGTACCGGTCCCGATCTCGCCCGGGAAGGTGGCAAATACCCGGATAGCTGGCATTACAACCACATGCTCGATCCGCAGTCCATGTCACCCGGCTCTATCATGCCGTCCTATGGATGGTTATTCGATAATAAGATAGATACGGGCAGCACGGCAGCCAAAATACGCGCCATGCAAACGCTGGGGGTGCCTTATCCGCAGGGATACGACCAGCAGGCCAACAAAGAACTGATGGAGCAGGCAGGCGCCATCAGCGCCAGCCTCAAAGGCGATAAAATACAGACCAGTAAAAATGCTGAGATCGTGGCCCTCATCGCTTACCTGCAAAGATTGGGTAAAGATATCAAGGCCACACCCGCAGCAGAAACCGTAAAACAATAG
- the ccoS gene encoding cbb3-type cytochrome oxidase assembly protein CcoS — protein MTVIIILLGASISVSALFLAGFIWSVKNKQYDDEFSPPVRILFDDKPGADNSSVNS, from the coding sequence ATGACAGTAATTATCATCCTGCTGGGAGCCAGCATATCCGTATCGGCCCTGTTCCTCGCCGGGTTTATCTGGAGCGTAAAGAATAAGCAATATGATGATGAGTTCTCTCCGCCTGTCAGGATATTATTTGACGACAAACCGGGAGCAGATAACTCTTCTGTAAACTCCTGA
- a CDS encoding heavy metal translocating P-type ATPase has product MLQTSHTGLQCAHCGEECSGEKNSLGNIHFCCAGCKSVYQLINQQGLCDYYTLNRQPGATRQIPVRKDKFAFLDDSRITQQLISFQNDEQTRVTFYLPHIHCSSCLYLLEHLYKLQPGILAARVNFNRKEVEIDFNHQVVTLRRVAELLTQIGYEPYISLADLNQAKPGYHKKYIRQLGVAGFCFANIMLLSFPEYFGLAASEQHLQRLFRMLNLALALPVFLYSAQPFYASAWKSLRHRFLNIDAPIVLAIFITFGRSLYEILSGTGGGYFDSMTGIVFFMLAGKVLQDKTCRQLSFERDYTSYFPVAVTVVKENKELAVALPAVKPGDTLRIHSEELIPADGILVRGSATIDYSFVTGESMAVPKEMGEIVYAGGRQKGGNIEVLVTREVAQSYLTRLWNQDALRQKKNKDQDSFVHVISRYFTWVLLTLAALTALYWWFNDPARIVNAVTAMLIVACPCALLLSGTFTNGNILRILGRNHFYLRDAQAIEDIAKADHIVFDKTGTLTSAQEMDVSYEGERLTQKQLQMIAAVAAQTNHPLTRALSNWLPGDPSLQVAAFKEVPGEGVAGIVNDTFIQLGSAFYAKAGNAANTSGTRVFINWNYQFKGSFVFTSHYRHEVPQLLKKLRNRYALSLVSGDNNREEKNLRRLFGPEAVLLFNQKPEDKLHHVEQLQKAGKRVMVIGDGLNDAGALRQSNAGIALAEDTNNFTPASDAILEAKQLLKLDRLIRLCKANRYIIMASFFLSIVYNAIGLYFAVQGTLSPLIAAILMPASSLSILLVTFGSSKLVAKELEL; this is encoded by the coding sequence ATGTTACAAACATCCCATACCGGCTTGCAGTGTGCCCATTGCGGAGAGGAATGTTCAGGTGAAAAAAATAGCCTGGGCAATATTCATTTCTGTTGTGCCGGTTGTAAATCCGTTTACCAGTTGATCAACCAGCAGGGCTTATGCGATTATTATACACTGAACCGGCAGCCTGGTGCTACCCGGCAGATCCCGGTAAGAAAAGATAAATTCGCTTTCCTGGACGACAGCCGCATCACACAGCAGCTCATTAGCTTTCAGAATGATGAACAAACCCGGGTTACCTTCTACCTGCCCCATATTCATTGCAGCTCCTGTTTGTACCTGCTGGAACACTTGTACAAATTGCAGCCTGGTATCCTGGCGGCACGGGTCAATTTTAACCGGAAAGAGGTAGAAATAGATTTTAACCACCAGGTAGTCACCCTGCGCAGGGTCGCTGAACTGCTGACGCAGATCGGTTATGAACCTTATATCAGCCTGGCCGACCTGAACCAGGCAAAACCTGGTTACCATAAAAAGTACATACGCCAACTGGGCGTGGCGGGATTTTGCTTTGCCAATATCATGTTGCTTAGTTTCCCGGAATACTTCGGATTGGCTGCTTCCGAACAGCACCTGCAACGTCTGTTCCGTATGCTCAACCTGGCGCTGGCCCTGCCGGTATTCCTGTACAGCGCCCAGCCATTTTATGCATCTGCCTGGAAGAGCCTGCGGCACCGCTTCCTCAATATTGATGCACCGATTGTACTGGCCATTTTCATCACTTTCGGGAGAAGCCTTTATGAAATATTGTCTGGCACCGGCGGCGGTTATTTTGATTCTATGACAGGCATTGTATTCTTTATGCTGGCAGGAAAAGTATTGCAGGATAAAACCTGCCGTCAATTGTCCTTTGAACGCGATTATACTTCTTATTTCCCCGTGGCCGTTACTGTTGTGAAGGAAAACAAGGAACTGGCTGTTGCCCTGCCCGCAGTAAAACCAGGCGATACCCTGCGCATTCACAGTGAGGAGCTAATCCCTGCAGATGGTATTCTCGTGCGGGGCAGCGCCACCATTGATTATAGTTTTGTTACCGGTGAATCCATGGCCGTGCCCAAAGAAATGGGGGAGATCGTGTATGCAGGCGGACGCCAGAAAGGAGGCAACATTGAAGTGCTGGTAACCAGGGAAGTGGCCCAGAGTTATTTAACACGCTTATGGAACCAGGACGCACTCCGGCAGAAGAAAAATAAAGACCAGGACTCTTTTGTGCATGTCATCAGCCGGTATTTTACATGGGTGCTGCTGACCCTTGCCGCCCTTACTGCCCTCTATTGGTGGTTCAATGACCCCGCCAGGATAGTCAATGCGGTGACAGCCATGCTGATCGTAGCCTGTCCCTGCGCCTTGTTATTATCCGGCACATTTACCAATGGCAATATATTGCGCATCCTCGGCCGCAACCATTTTTACCTGCGCGATGCACAGGCTATAGAAGACATCGCCAAAGCCGATCATATTGTATTTGATAAAACAGGTACGCTTACGTCCGCACAGGAAATGGACGTCAGTTATGAAGGAGAAAGACTGACCCAAAAACAATTGCAGATGATAGCGGCGGTGGCCGCGCAAACCAATCATCCACTCACCCGGGCATTGAGCAATTGGTTGCCGGGCGATCCCTCCCTGCAGGTGGCTGCATTTAAGGAAGTGCCGGGCGAAGGGGTGGCCGGTATCGTCAACGATACGTTCATTCAATTGGGCAGTGCCTTCTATGCAAAGGCAGGTAACGCAGCCAATACCAGCGGCACCCGTGTATTCATCAACTGGAATTATCAATTCAAGGGGAGCTTTGTATTTACCAGTCATTATCGTCATGAAGTGCCCCAACTGTTGAAAAAGCTGCGTAACCGGTACGCCCTCTCCCTCGTAAGCGGCGATAATAACCGGGAAGAGAAAAACCTTCGCAGGCTGTTTGGTCCTGAAGCGGTCCTGTTGTTCAACCAGAAGCCGGAAGATAAACTGCATCATGTGGAACAATTGCAAAAGGCCGGCAAGCGGGTAATGGTAATTGGAGATGGATTGAACGATGCGGGTGCTTTGCGGCAAAGCAATGCGGGTATTGCGCTGGCAGAAGATACCAACAACTTTACGCCCGCCAGCGATGCCATCCTCGAGGCAAAACAGTTGCTGAAGCTCGACAGGTTGATCCGGTTGTGCAAAGCCAACCGCTATATCATCATGGCCAGCTTTTTCCTGTCCATCGTATACAATGCTATCGGACTGTATTTCGCTGTACAGGGGACTCTCTCTCCGCTCATCGCAGCTATTCTCATGCCGGCCAGTAGCCTCAGTATTCTCCTGGTCACTTTCGGCAGCAGCAAGCTGGTGGCGAAAGAGCTGGAATTGTGA
- a CDS encoding response regulator — protein sequence MRSLLIIDDHDDIRENIAEILSLAGYKTFSAENGKKGVEKALQEKPDLIICDIMMPELDGYGVLHLLRRNPETEFIPFIFLTAKTERADFRKGMEMGADDYITKPFDDIELLNAVETRLRKSDILHKKYASGERGATAMINDLRQSGLLNMQLDNYEAYNSAKKTTLYTEGKRPKYLFYLKSGKVKVFRQHEDGKEYIVNLYTAGDFIGYLPLLENKSYEDSAEILEEAEIVQIPREDFLQAVYNDMSIAGRFIKLIAQNVQEKEDRLLNLAYGSLRKRVAKALVDIHQKFNKEATDKSPINISRDDLAHYVGTATESLIRTLSDFKSEKLIEIKEGKIIISNLEKLKNLLY from the coding sequence ATGCGCTCGCTGCTCATTATTGATGACCACGATGATATCCGAGAAAATATTGCAGAGATCCTTTCCCTGGCAGGCTATAAAACGTTCAGTGCCGAGAACGGTAAAAAGGGCGTGGAAAAAGCCTTGCAGGAAAAACCCGATCTCATTATTTGCGATATTATGATGCCGGAACTGGATGGCTATGGCGTGCTGCACCTGCTGCGCAGGAACCCGGAAACGGAGTTCATCCCTTTTATTTTCCTGACCGCTAAAACAGAAAGGGCTGATTTCCGCAAAGGTATGGAGATGGGCGCCGATGATTATATTACCAAACCCTTTGATGATATTGAACTGCTGAACGCTGTGGAAACAAGGCTGCGCAAAAGCGACATCCTGCACAAGAAATACGCCAGCGGTGAACGGGGCGCTACGGCGATGATCAATGACCTGCGCCAATCGGGCCTGCTGAATATGCAGCTTGACAACTATGAAGCTTATAACAGCGCCAAAAAAACAACCTTGTATACAGAAGGGAAAAGGCCCAAGTACCTGTTTTACCTGAAATCCGGAAAAGTAAAAGTGTTCAGGCAGCATGAAGATGGCAAAGAATACATTGTGAACCTGTATACTGCCGGCGACTTTATTGGCTACCTGCCTCTGCTGGAAAACAAGTCGTATGAAGATTCAGCCGAAATATTGGAAGAAGCAGAAATAGTACAAATACCGCGGGAAGATTTTTTACAGGCCGTGTACAACGATATGAGCATTGCAGGCCGCTTTATCAAACTAATTGCACAGAATGTACAGGAAAAAGAAGATCGCCTGCTGAACCTGGCCTATGGCTCCCTGCGCAAGCGTGTGGCCAAGGCATTGGTAGATATTCACCAGAAATTCAACAAGGAAGCCACGGATAAAAGCCCCATCAACATCTCCCGCGATGACCTGGCCCACTATGTGGGTACAGCCACCGAATCGCTGATCCGTACGCTGAGTGATTTTAAATCTGAAAAACTAATTGAGATCAAAGAAGGAAAGATCATTATCAGTAACCTGGAAAAGCTTAAAAACCTGTTGTACTGA